One Ostrinia nubilalis chromosome 6, ilOstNubi1.1, whole genome shotgun sequence genomic region harbors:
- the LOC135072512 gene encoding T-complex protein 1 subunit delta: MAPKAGGDSAKVNSAVYKDKSKPTDIRQSNINAAKAVSDAIRTSLGPRGMDKMIQAANGEVTITNDGATILKQISVVHPAAKMLVELSRAQDIEAGDGTTSVVVIAGALLDAAEKLLQKGIHPTVISDGFQKALQLALQVVEGMSTPVDLANEDALLKAAATSLNSKVVSQHSTILAPIAVQAIRAVMDPIPGGVGARVDLRDVKVIERIGGTVEDTELIQGLVIPHRASNVNGPHRIEKAKVGLIQFCISPPKTDMDHNVIVSDYAAMDRVLKEERQYILNIVKQIKKAGCNVLLVQKSILRDALSDLAIHFLDKIKTMVIKDIEREDIEFVCKTLGCRPIASLDHFTAENLVNVDLVEEINEPGGKYIKMTGCNQGGRTVCVAVRGSSGAVVAEAARSLHDALCAVRCVARRPALLPGGGAPEAAAAASLARAAIAAPGADHYCLRAYADALEVVPSTLAENAGLSPIETVTELRAAHAAGAESGAWSGAGVNVRRGRVTDMRHEHVLQPLHVTASALALATETVRAILKIDDIVNTLN, translated from the exons AGTTTGGGACCCCGTGGTATGGATAAGATG ATCCAAGCAGCCAATGGGGAAGTGACTATTACTAATGATGGAGCTACTATCTTGAAGCAAATTAGTGTTGTCCATCCTGCAGCCAAAatg CTGGTTGAGCTGTCCCGTGCACAAGACATAGAAGCTGGAGATGGGACTACATCAGTTGTTGTGATTGCTGGAGCTTTACTGGATGCTGCTGAGAAGTTACTGCAGAAGGGTATACACCCTACAGTGATATCTGATGGCTTCCAAAAAGCCTTGCAACTAGCTTTACAG GTGGTGGAAGGCATGTCTACTCCTGTGGATCTGGCAAATGAAGATGCTTTACTAAAAGCTGCTGCAACATCCCTTAATTCAAAAGTTGTGTCACAACACTCAACTATTCTAGCACCAATAGCTGTACAAGCGATCCGTGCAG TTATGGACCCTATACCTGGAGGTGTTGGTGCGCGAGTAGACTTGCGTGATGTGAAAGTTATTGAGCGGATTGGTGGAACCGTAGAAGACACTGAACTGATCCAAGGGCTGGTCATCCCTCATCGTGCTTCTAATGTGAATGGTCCTCATCGCATAGAAAAGGCTAAAGTTGGACTTATCCAGTTTTGCATTTCACCGCCTAAAACTGAC ATGGATCACAATGTTATTGTATCAGACTATGCTGCAATGGACCGTGTGCTAAAAGAGGAACGTCAGTACATTTTAAATATTGTCAAGCAGATTAAAAAAGCTGGTTGTAATGTTCTGTTAGTGCAGAAATCAATCTTAAG AGATGCTCTTAGTGATTTGGCTATTCATTTCCTTGATAAGATAAAGACCATGGTCATCAAGGACATTGAACGTGAAGACATTGAGTTCGTTTGCAAGACTTTGGGATGTCGTCCGATAGCCTCACTTGACCACTTTACAGCAGAAAATTTGGTAAACGTGGACTTGGTTGAAGAAATCAATGAACCTGGTGGAAAGTACATCAAG ATGACCGGGTGCAACCAGGGCGGGCGCACGGTGTGCGTGGCGGTGCGCGGCTCCAGCGGCGCCGTGGTGGCGGAGGCGGCGCGCTCGCTGCACGACGCGCTGTGCGCCGTGCGCTGCGTGGCGCGCCggcccgcgctgctgcccggcggcggcgcgcccgaGGCGGCGGCCGCGGCCAGCCTGGCGCGCGCCGCCATCGCCGCGCCCGGCGCCGACCACTACTGCCTGCGCGCCTACGCTGATGCGCTCGAGGTCGTGCCGTCGACGCTCGCCGAGAATGCTG GGCTGAGCCCCATCGAGACGGTGACGGAGCTGCGCGCGGCGCACGCGGCGGGCGCGGAGAGCGGCGCGTGGTCGGGCGCGGGCGTCAACGTGCGGCGCGGCCGCGTCACCGACATGCGCCACGAGCACGTGCTGCAGCCGCTGCACGTCACCGCCTCCGCGCTCGCGCTCGCCACCGAGACCGTGCGCGCCATACTCAAGATCGATGACATC gtgaaTACATTGAATTAA
- the LOC135072513 gene encoding mediator of RNA polymerase II transcription subunit 8 produces MNMNMNMQQREEKQLEATIQAILNRVNDLKGAIQALITKLETEYETINWPTFLDNYAILSGHLTGLSKILQAEIAMSLRSRIVLPLQLGCERDEALARLTEGRVPACTHDLVPDLLRTKPEPQAEQRLQQFNHKASTLSYDTAQKQVAQFAKVVSHVWEIISKGREDWEGESMRAAGMQPTHILADTHALVTAVGTGKGLRPGMPAIVPAGVGPMGMGPSRGPTPQPGPAAPTLPKAPSAIKTNIKSANQIHPYQR; encoded by the exons ATGAACATGAACATGAATATGCAACAACGAGAAGAAAAACAATTAGAGGCTACTATACAAGCTATATTAAATAGAGTGAATGATTTGAAAGGTGCAATACAGGCTCTCATTACAAAATTAGAAACTGAATATGAAACTATAAACTGGCCTACTTTCCTAGATAATTATGCTATTCTATCTGGAcat CTTACTGGATTGAGTAAAATTTTACAAGCAGAAATAGCAATGTCCTTACGTTCTCGTATTGTTTTACCACTTCAACTGGGCTGTGAACGAGATGAGGCATTGGCTAGACTGACAGAAGGGAGGGTGCCAGCATGTACCCATGATCTAGTTCCAGATTTACTACGAACAAAGCCTGAACCACAAGCTGAGCAAAGGCTTCAGCAATTTAATCATAAAGCTAGCACACTTAGCTATGACACAGCACAG aaaCAAGTGGCTCAATTTGCTAAAGTGGTTAGTCATGTATGGGAAATTATATCCAAGGGTCGCGAGGACTGGGAAGGAGAATCCATGAGAGCAGCAG GTATGCAACCTACTCATATCCTCGCCGACACGCATGCATTGGTGACAGCTGTAGGGACTGGCAAAGGGCTGCGACCTGGAATGCCTGCAATAGTCCCAGCTGGTGTCGGTCCTATGGGCATGGGTCCATCGCGCGGGCCTACCCCGCAACCCGGACCGGCAGCACCGACGTTGCCTAAAGCACCATCAGCCATCAAGACCAACATAAAATCTGCTAACCAGATACATCCTTATCaacgataa